The sequence GTCGCGCCGCCGTGAACCGATCCGGTCACGCCGGCGGCGTCCCCGGCGACCACGACGCACCAGATAGCGAGGCCTTCTGCCGCGGGGGAGCGAAATCGCCGAGGCGCCGCCACCACCCAATGTGGCGTCCGGCCCGCCGCCACGCTCCGACCCGGGGGCGCCGGCCCGCGCCAGCCCCACACGAGCGAGAGGGCCCGAGTCCCCGCCGCCGGCGGCGATGGCAAGGCTTCGTCTGGCCGCGGCCTTGGGCGGcggtgagggaggaggaggaggagagggggagggccggccgacGGGATCTAGGGGCCTCCCGGCCGCCCACGCGGGGGGTGACTCGGGAGCGGGAGGGGGAGCACACAAAGTTCTAAGTTCTAAGTGGAGGGGTCACGAATGGAGCGGCTGAACACGCCGTCGTGGGCGGGAGGGGCAGAGGATGAGGGGGGAGACGACGACATCAAGAAACAGCCTCCGCGCCGGCCGCCGACTAGATTCTACTGGCCTTCGGCGGCTCTCGAAGGCCCGAGGCAAACATatcatgacccccccccccccccgagtgcgTGAATCAAAGCTTAGTCGGTAAACACGACATTCCCTCTGCCGCGTCATCAAATAACAACCGGGGTCAAAGAGGAGAGGGTACAAACTTCAGGGATTCAGAGGTGAGGGTTCGTTTTCGGACGTGCTTTACAACTTCAGTATTTAAATCGTCCTTCACTCACAAAGAAGTAGTACTGAGCAAATGAGAGTCATTAATTAGATGTGCTCTGTGTGGTGGACATGGGCTAAGTTAGAGGAGTGTTGCATTTGTTTGTAAGACCTGAATTAGCTCTTACCCGATTCTTGTTGTTACACAAATATTGCCTTGTGAAGAGAGGCCTATACATTCAGTTGTACTACTTCATCCATCCATCAATGTACCATACTCGCATTGCCGTCCGTGTCCACCCACGAGTGTTGCGGTGCGATGCAAAGGGCCAGCTCGTCCTCGTTGCAGGCAGCATCGCAGAGGAATGCGTTCCAATCATCGTCGCAGAAGCCGTCAGAATGGTTGCAGTGCTGGACATGGTCGCGGGATATCGGAAGTTGATGGATTGGAGAAAGGGGGAGCGGAGCGGAGTGAAACGAGGCTAGGGTTCGATCCAGATGGTTTTTTTTGTAGGGTCATGATGGGCCATAGGGTCATGAAAGGCTGGATATGAGAAGTAACAGTCAATCTGTGCGCCTGAGACCGGTTTAAGACGTCCGGATGGGTTAATTTTTTTAGAGCAATTTGAGAAAATGCCACGGCTTTCCTGGCACTTTGCTCCTATACCacacctttctttttattgaagTAAATAGCACATCTTTAATTGATAGTTGGACGAAATACCACAAATTGATTTTTCCCCTTCTTTTCCACACCCagacccacaacaaaattgtgcaGGACAGATTTACCCTCAGGCCGTTTCCACGATCAACAGATCAAAAAAAGGAGAAACGATGAACGCAGCTGACTAGAACGAAGCACCGCCCCGCCGCCTCAACGTGTCTCCTATCCCAGAACACTACATCGCCGTTCCTCCTTCCCGGCGCGCTGCCGCCTCGCTGTGATTCATACTGCTTCTTCTCCTCCCGTGCACGTATGTTCTCCCACCGCCCAACAGCTTGCCACTCCTCTCCCATATCCACTAAACTAAACATCAAAACGTGTTACATCCATTCAATCTGAAGTTTGATTACATCCATATGAAGAAGCTTCCATATCCTCTTGTAACAGTTCCTACATCTAAACCATCAGCACGTACAAAGTTGTTAGTCTGTGCCACTAGTTTTTTAGTTGAGCCATATGCTAAAAAGCTAATAATTTGAGCAACGAGCAGCTCCAGCCAACATGCATGTACAACGACCAACAGACAGCCAGTACAGCCATCAACAGTTAGCAGGCTTGTACAGCTACACCTGGACGGGGGGCGTGCTGCAGGGGCACTTCAAGAGCCGGCGCCTCTCTTCTCTCGCAAGGCGGAGGGGCTGGAGCGCGGCGGACGGCGCTGCTTCCTGCATAGGAACGGGCGGCTCGCCGGGGAGGAGGCACGGCGAGGCGGCGGTTCACCGGGGAGAATGCATGGCGAGGCGGCAGCGTTCAGGAGGACCGGAGGAGGCATGACGAGGCAGCGGCACACTGCTTTATCTATTTATCTCATGTGGATTCATCGTTTCATAAGACCAGGAAAGGTTCGATGGAAACGACTCGGAGGGCAAATCCGTCTTATAAAATCGAATATGAAGGGTGGGTCTGGACGTGGAAACGAAGGAAAAAATCCATTCTGTGGTGTTTTATCTAGTTACCAATATAAAGTGTGGTATTCAATCTAATAAAATGAAAGGTGTGCTATAGGAGCAAAGTACCAGGAAAAGTGTGGCATTTCCTCGAATTGCCCATTTTTTTAAATGGCCACTTGGCCAGTGATCAGTTCGTCTGTCCAGATGTTTGAGGCTATTTTGAGACGTTCGGGTGCAGATGCTAACCTAAGTGATAAAAAAGGCAGTCGTTGCTTCGTGTGGGGGTAGCACCGCGTGGCGTGCGCGTCGAGCCGACGACGGGTAAAAGCAGAGCAGAGCAAAACGGTTTCCGTCCGACGACTTGACCGTGAAAGGGAAACGAAAACAAACAACGCGTGTGACGTGTGCCTTCCCGTCCGTGTGCGTCTCCGAGGGCGacagggaaggaaggaaggaaggggatgagctccgccgccgccgccgcctcctcgtctgCGTCGCCGGTGCCGCCGGAGGACGACGTCTGCTCCGTCTGCCacgaccgcttccggatcccctgCCAGGCCAACTGCTCCCACTGGTTCTGCGGTTcgtccctccctcctttcctccccCGATCCATCTCTACTGTTCCCCCGATCCCGCTCAAATTGTTTGGAGGTGGGAGCGGTTCTTCCTTAAGGATGCGGGGAAGGGGTGCTTTGGATTGATCAAAATTGCCGACGAGTGTCACAGATTCATTCGATTGTTCCGATCAATGGCGAGCTGAGAAGCTGAATGCCCAGATCGAGAACTGGCCGTTGCTCCCCCGGAGTTCGCCCAGGATGTGTTTGCTCAAATCGATCCGAAATGAGGGTTTAGGGTGGTGTGAATTGCTTGCTTGGGGGTGAAATATTGGAACTCATGTACCTGGTAGTGTGTAACGGGATGACAGGGTAGTGGGAACTAGAATGTTTGTGCACCACCTGTTTGATGCACAACGAGTACCTACTAGATGTCAAAAAATTTCTCATTATCTATCTGGAAAATCAGGATTTAAGATTGTTTCCTGCCAGTACTGATGCTGATGAAAGAGCAAAATCCCCTAGTGCAACCACCGTAGAGAAATGCCAAGTCGATAAGCATCATCTCGGCTCAGCCAATGTTTGATCATAGGGCTCGAGCAACTCACCTGGGCGTGTTCACGTTGAGTTCCCTTGGATGTATAATGCTACTTTTTTATTTCAAGGAAATGTGGCAATAACTTTGCTCACCAAGGACGAATAAACAGTTTGTTCACTAAGCAAGGTTCGATACAACCCTTAGCTTAGGGGTTCAGAATAGAACATACCAAAAATCAACTTCATTACCTGGCCCATAAGCATCATCTTGGCCCATGCAGTGCTCACTCATAGGGCTGAAGCTAGAAAATCACATGGAAACGTTTGAGTTGGATTCAGATCATATCTACCTGGAAATTTGATGATTTACTTCAGGGCTACCATATGCTTTCTTGTACCTTGGATGAAGGATAATAATTATCATTTTAAGGAAATGTGCTGCTAACATTGTTCACTAGGACTAGGAATAAACAGTTTGCTTACTTTGTATGTAGTACCAGTGTGATACGCTGATGGATATAAACTATATGGTGTTTTATAGTGCAGATGTCTGCTGCACAGATTATTACTTTTCTTCCAGTTTCCTCTCTATACAATATGTAGTAATATCTTGTTGCTGATTCGCACATTGTCTATCCGTACCTTATCCAACTTACTTATTCCTGTGTTGGGTACTATCTTCTATAGTTCTATTACTGAAGATTTAGTTAGTTCTTCTAAGTTCCAAGGTTTTGCAGGAGAGTGCATCATCCGTGTTTGGAACCATGGAGCTGCTGTACAGCCTTGCAAGTGTCCCATTTGCCGTCGCCTTATAAATCTGCTGGTACCTGCTAATGTATCAGACGATCAGAATGATGATCCCCAACTTCAGCGTGTTTTGGGAGAGATTCAGCACTACAATCACATATTTGGTGGAGCACCACGCAGCCTAACCCAGGTTTATACTCTGTTCTGCCACGAAAGCTGACTTCATTTATTTCAGATAGATAGTGGACACAAGAGATATAGCCAAATGATCTAA comes from Triticum aestivum cultivar Chinese Spring chromosome 5B, IWGSC CS RefSeq v2.1, whole genome shotgun sequence and encodes:
- the LOC123114197 gene encoding E3 ubiquitin-protein ligase RNF170 translates to MSSAAAAASSSASPVPPEDDVCSVCHDRFRIPCQANCSHWFCGECIIRVWNHGAAVQPCKCPICRRLINLLVPANVSDDQNDDPQLQRVLGEIQHYNHIFGGAPRSLTQRLQDLPFFIRRLFRELMDPQRTLPLVFRARMILMVILSGVYVLSPVDILPESVLGLFGFFDDFLILVIVFLHLAAVYRSLLLYRHGGH